The stretch of DNA GGAATAGTGTTTTCACTAATACCTAATGCTTCTGAATAGAGCATGACAATTGGGATAGCTGTAACAAGGAATGAAGTTAAAATGTCAATGTCTGTTCTGTTTGCTTCTAACCATTCGTAAATCATTTAGATTTCCTCCTCTTTGTATGTGTGGCTGATGATTACTCCATCAACAAGAATCTTTTCTTCACTTTGATATACCTCTTCAGCATTTTCTTCTACTTTCATCCAGGATTCGTATTCTTCGATTGTTTCAAAGTATTTGATGTATTTCATTGTGCCTCCCAAGTTATTGAATAATATAAGATGCCGTTTTCTATTTTGAATTCAATGATGGGTTTAACAGCGTAAGGATATCCGCTATCGACGTATCTTGTGCCGTTCCAGTAGAACCAGTGGCCTGTTGACTGGTCGATGTATGGCCCTTTGTTTTCTAAAGTTCCTACAAGTTTCCTTATTGTCATGTTATTCCCTCACTAATAATATTATATTTTTTATTATATATTTTATTATATAAATTATTATTTATTTTATATAAAATGTACACTTTGGCCATCATCACAACCTTCCCATTCCATGTATAACTTGTTATCTTCCCATACAAACCTTACATTATTGACAATAGCTACATCCGGAAGCTCACAATAGGTAACGCCGTCTGCATCCTTAACATAATTGGCCTGCGCCATAATGTTAGATTCTGAAGGTACAATCATATTAACGACATGAGTTATCTCATCCTGTTCAAAACTGCAATCTCCAAGATCAATACAGTTCTGAGATTCAGGATACATTTCAACTTCAGACATTTGTCTATAAACTCTAATGTAATCCGTATGTTCATTTTCCTGAAGATTAACGATTGACAACATCCTTAAGTCATGACCTTCGACTGGATTGCACTCGCCGTCACTGTCAATGTAGATTCTGGTATTCGGCAATATATCTTCAGCCACTGGCCTTTTGAGTTTCAATCTGAAAACATCTCCCAATACCGCCACAGCAACTAATGTTAATCCAGATGTTTTAACCTGAACTTTACCTAAAAGATACCCGAAGGCCAGTTCGCCTGCCTGGGCTTTCCTAACTATTGTATGTTCCATAGTTGAGGACATGTCTAAAGTCACCATGTCCCCTACTGCACATTGATTGGAACAAATCCAAGCCGTATGCTCATCATTAACATATGTCCTTTCGCCCTCATCTAAAAGGCAAGCTATTACATCCATTTTCTCTGTATGTTCAAGGCCAGTTGGATATCCACGGCCATGCCCGATTGTTGAATTTACATCATAATCAATAATCATTTTAAAACACCCAATCCCAATTATGGTTAATTATTTTATCTGGAATATGAAGTCCAGTATCATCCATGTCATCATCATTAGCATCCCACATTAACGTTGAGCCTTTGTAAGCTTTGGTATATTCATGACTTCCTTTATATAAGCGAATACCAGTCTTATCTCTTTTGGTTACAGTTATTGTTGGAATGCCATTAGCTGCAAATAATGGGGATGGAAATACTAACAACCATTTTAGATCAACATAATTGAAATCTTCGAAATCAGTTGTAGCATAAAATGTTGGAGAGATTTGAATTTCAGCATAATTGGTTTCATAAATCTTGCCCGTATTGTTTCTGCTGAATCCTTCCAGATAATCTGAGCTGTTTGAGGTTCCGGTACCTACACTGCCGTGACGGTGATATTGTTTATAATTTCCTTCCTCATCACTGCCTGAAGCGTAAGCATCGAAGGAACTTGCCATTACTAAAGTTTTAGCACCATTAAACATACAATAGTCCTTTTCCTCATCGGCCCAGTAGCATATTGTGCCTTTCGTATCTACTCCATAAGTTGTGAGACTGCCATCAACTTGCATCATGACATTTCCAAAAGTTGAACCATGATATGTTGCATTATCATTAACATCAACATTACCGCCAATACGTTTAAATCTGGCTACAGTAACACGATTGTTACTTAGAGATTGACCTGAAGCAAATGTTGTGATTAAATCAGTTGGGGAGGTTCCGTCAAGGTTTGGAACAAATCTAGCTCTTAAAAAATGACCTCCATCTGTTGAGTCATTGTTTGATGATAAACCTGAGTAGTTCATGAAAAATTGTGAGTATGTATCAGAGTTTGCATCAAACATTAACACTTCATTACCTGTTGATAACGTGCTGCTGAATGTTGTTCCGGTATCATGGACGTCCAATAATAGCTTTGTGGTTTGTGAGATCTGACCAACAGGAACCCTTGCAAGAATTGCTGCGCCTTGTGATCCATAAGCAGGAATATATAAAACTGGACATTCGGTACCATTAGTAGTTTTGATCTTCAGGTTTTTCAAATCACTTCTGAAATAATTAGAGAAAGAACTGCTGGCTAAATTGTCCAAGAAGATATAATCGTAACTGGATGAAAAGCTACCGCTTCTTGTGTTGTAATTACTCATGACAATATTGATTTGTAATTTTTTCTGCAATGTCATAATTAATATTTTATTATCCTTTTTATATAAATTATATAATAAAAAAAGTAATATTAACATTAACATTAACGATTCAATATTCGGATTTTGTTTTCCCCATGCACTTTGATATATATGCAAGCTTTGAGAAAAAACCAACATTAACATTACCCTCTGTTAATGTGAAATATGATTCAAATAATTAAAAATAGAAATCTACTTTTGATTTTATCGGTATTAACGTTAACATTAACGATAGTAAAACTGGATTCGACATTAACATTACCTGTTGTTAATGTGAAAAAAATTGAAGAAAATAATTCTAAAAAGGTTTGTGGTGAATGTTTCCCTAAAAAACATTACAATTCATACAAGATTAGCAATAACTAATTACTCCACTTTCTGGACAAATCTTTATCATTGAACACTGTTTTTTCTTGGCATTCAGTTACTTCACTTATATTTTCCTTGAAAAATTTCAAGCAATAATCTTTTTTCGGACTGAAGTTGTCACAGTTCAAGTGAATGTTTTCTTTGCAGTTATCGCAGTTTGTGTCGGTACCTGTTTTGTTTTTACAGTATAATTCATTGTTTTCAGTGAAACGATATTCACAATCTTTAAACACTATGTTATCCATTATTTTACCTCTTAAAATGGTTTTGAATAATTCTCAGGGAAAATATTCATTTCAAACACATATTATATTTTTCTTCTTTTACTTAATTAACTTATGTTTAAGATGAATTTATTGTGAGGGCATTTACGATGATAGCCCAACCAGATTCAAAATTAACATTTGCAAATTTAAAACTTGTTTCCCATTACACTACGATATAAAGTTTCAGTGAGCATTTGGTAACTTTTGAATCAAGCCACCTTGCCATACCCACGTTTTAAGCGAGCCAATTCGCCCAGGCCGACCCCACGCCGACCGAAGGGAGGCGTGTGTGGGAGGCCTGGGTGAATAGAATTGGCGAGCATATACTGTAGAGAGGAACCGACCCTCGCCGGTCGGTTCCGTAAGTAATAATTAAATAAACATCTTCATTTTAGTTTCTTTACCATTATGTTCCGTCCGAGCGTAAGCGAGGACTGGACGCCTTGAGCGAAGCGAAAGGCCAATACTATAGACCTAACAATAATAGCCACGTCATGTCCCGAGGAACAGGGGCTTGTCCCCTGTTCCGAGTTTATGGATTTGAAAACATTAGTTTGTCGAATCCGAGGAATGAGGGCTTGTCCCCCATTCCGAGTTCATGGATTTGGCATAGATGAATTTGTCAAATTTAAGAACCGACCCTTTAGCGGTCGGTTCGAGGTTAAGTTTTGATAAACTTCAATTCCTTGCATTGGCATTCGTGGGTAATTAAAGGGGGGCTTGTCCCCCCTTAATTAGGCATTAAGGGTTTCAATGCAAGATTTTTAAGGAGAAACGCCACATTAAAACACTTCTCCAATTATGAATAACGAGTTTTCCTACATATCAAAAATTTTAGCTCCGGCGAAAAGCAATAAAACACCATCATAGCTAAATCCTTGTACGATTAAATCCCATATCTTTTAATATCTTATTATATTCTTCACGGGTTGTGAAAGAAGGAGCGTTCTCATCTCCAGCATTTCCAGTATCACCAGTTTCACCTACATCACCGGAGTTTGCAGGATTTCTTCCTCCAGGTGTGGAACCGTCACTTGCAGCTTCAATTTTAATTCTTCTCTCAGCAAGTTTTTCCATTAGCTCCATATCAACATCACCAGATAATAGCTTATCAATTATCTCTTTATCCTGAGCATTTTCATTATAGTTAAAGTTGTATTTAGCTTCGTAGTCTTTTATTTTCCTTTCATTTTCAGCTTTTCTAAGCTCAGACAATTCTTTTAAAATATCATCTTTAGAATCTATAAATTCCTTATTTTCTTCAATAGCTTTTTTTATCTCATCATATTTTTTAGATTCTTCTTTTAGATTATTTATTTCATCCTGAAGCTTTCCAATCTCCGCATCTTTACCTTGCAGCTTCTCTAACAGTAAACTTGTAGCTACATTAGTGTCTTTTGCAGGTGGCTGAGGTTGTGGTTGCGGTGCTGGTTCTGGATTTGGATTTCCAGTTTCACCAGTTATTTCAGAATTCAGAAGTCTTATTTTTCTTGGGTGTTTAGTAACGCCTACGTCTATTAAGCTCATAGTATCAATTCCAAATGAATCTCCATTATCTTTCAATAAGACATCAACTTTAGGAGACAGTCCTTTACCTTCCATATCCAGCTCATCAGGAATCTCTATGAATAGCTTTCCTTCCTCAAATTCAATATTATTTCCAATACCTACATAGATATTGTCGTGCTCGGAAGTTAGTGGAATTCCTCCACGGTAGTTTTCAGCTATTAGCTTTAGATCATCTTCCGTCCATTCAACTGGTTTGTCAAGTCTATCGTCCAGGTCGGAGTAGTCATAGGATCCGACTTCAAAAAGTTCATGCCTCATCATTATCACTTTTTATTATATTAATTATTATATTATTTATTATTTATTTTATATAAATATTTATTATATTTCAACACCACTTTCAGATAGAATCCTTTCACCTACCGGCTGTTCCTCTTCAAAGTTACTTAGATAGTTTTTATAGATTTCATCACCTTCAGCAGAAAGTTCCATAATGTATTTTATAACATCATCTCTTGAATAGCTGAAGTAAATATCTAAACTTTCACTAATACCCATCAGCTCCAATTGCATGTTCAATAGCTGATTGCAATACTTTAACACCCATTTCTGGTCATTGGCAACATTAACAATAAACCCAGTAATAGCTGAATCGTTAATGTACTCGGCCACATTCTGATTTGACTTTTCATTACCCGCTTGAGATTGCGGTGTCACGAAAGTTCTTAAAATATTATTCCTAAAGATTTCAGTCTGCCTTGTATAGTCTGACTGATAGTTGTTACCCCCTAAGATTTTAGATTCAATACCTGGAGGCACAATAGCTACATTGCTTCCGGCAGTAGTTCCATAATCAGCATATAAGTTTTCCTTAGCAGTGCTTGAAAGCTCAGTAATGTAAGGCTGGCCGTTTGCATCCATTGCAGGCTTTACTTCAATAATATTATCCTTATTAATTCTCTCTACCTGATTTCTTTCAAGGTTGCATTTGTGATAAATATCATCAAGACAGTTCAGGATAATGCTTTGAGCTTCGCAGTATATTTCATTATACATGAAGTTAATAACCTCATCAGCTTCATATTTGACCGTTAATGTTCCTTCCTCAACACTAACATAGTTTGCAAACTCTTCAGGCGATCCGGCAACAACATCCTTAGGCATTTCATGAAGGTATAGCTGCACTTCATTATCATCATTGAACTCTTTCTTTAATCCGTAACCGTGCGCACCGATTTCCAAAAAGATAGGTTTAATGTATTTGCCTATAGATTTATCCCATCTCTCTACAGGTTTAATCAATCCTTCTCCATCAACCATTCCTCCTTGCAGAATATTTTTAGCTACTTGGCTGATGTCAATTTTTCTCGCCCACAAAATTAAAGTCAATTTCTGCTCCTGAGATAACTTATTTTCCTTATCAACAAGCACCATATTTACATTAGCTTTATCAATTCTGTTTTTCAAAATTCCTGAAGTATAACCATCAAGCTTAACAGCATAACGAGCATTAGCTATTGTCTTATTAATAACCGGAGGGAGTGCATCAATAAGATCAAGACCCGTATTGATTCCATCAGTTCTAGGCTGCCTTTCATCCTCACCCCAATAGCTGCGCTTGGTGTTGTACTGCTCCACACGATTATTTAATAATCTGGTTTTAATGTAATCAGTAATTCCCATATCAATCATTTCCAAATATATTTTTATTATATTATTTATTATATTTTTTATATAAAATAAGTAATATATTTTGGGTTGGGAGTTGAATAACTATGAGAAATTATCAAAAAATAAAATTCACTAATGTTAAATAGGAATTTAAACACACATATATAATAATGATATTAAATTGATATTAAGTTTCATAGAGGGTTAAAATGGAAAATATTAAAAATTTTGATTTTAAGGATATTGAATTATTACGAGATAACCTCTTAGATATGAGCTTAAGAAACAATTTATTAAACTTTAAACCACGTAAAAAATCCATTGAAATTGTTGATGAAGATATTGTTTCTTTATATAACCTAATTGTTTTAAAAGAAACAAAAATGAAATTTTACTCTAAAGAAAATTTAGAAAGTGAACCTGAACCAGAACCGGAATACGATAAAAATAATTTAGATGGATATTTAAAAATTAATCCTCTTAATCTAAATGACAATACTTGGGATCCAAATGCTGAGATAAAAGAAAGTCATTTAGATAAATTTCTTCAAACTGATTATACTAAAGATGAATTAAGAAAAAAATTAAATTATTTATATCGTGAAAACAAAACAAATCTTGAAGAACAAGGATATAACAATTTATTTTTAGCTTTAGGTTTTTTAGAGTGGAAAGAAGATGATACTTCAGAAGCTTTTCGTTCTGCACCCATTATTTTAGTTCCTATGACTATTGTTAAAGAAAAAGTTTCAAGTCCATATACCATATATTGGACCGGAGATGAAGTTCGTTCAAATTTATCATTGATATACAAATTAAAAGATCAAAATATTGATATTGAAGAATTTGATGAATTAGAAAGCGAATATGACTTAATTAATTACTTGAAAAGTATTGAAAAAGCAATTACTCCAAAAAAAGATTGGAGGATAACAAAAGACATATTTATATCTAATTTTAGTTTTAAGAAATTTGTCATGTTCAAAGATTTAGATTCAAAAAATTGGCATAACATAGGCAATTCTTGTGTAAATGGATTATCTGGACAAAATGCTAATTCCATAGATTCAGAACAAGATACTGAATATGATTTCGATAAGATTAATTCTACAGAAATTTATAATGTTCTTGATGCAGATTCTTCCCAACTTGCAGTATTAGAAGATATTAAAAATGGAAAAAATTTAGTTGTTGAAGGTCCTCCAGGCACTGGTAAATCTCAAACTATTGTTAATATTATTGCAGAATTAATGGCATTGAATAAAAAAATATTATTTGTTAGTGAGAAAAAAGCTGCTCTTGATGTTGTAAAATCTAGACTTGATTATCTTGGATTAGGTGAGGGTTGTTTAGAATTACATGGAAAAAATTCAAATAAAAAAGAAGTGTTAAAAGAATTACAAAATACTTTAGAACTAGAACATATCCAATTAAAAGATAAACGTAATTTTCAAGAGTTAGACTATTTAAAGAGAGAATTAAATGAGTATATTAATACATTGCATTCTATTTATGGAAATACTGGATTATCCGCATTTACATTAATAGGGTATTATATTCAAAATAAAGAAATTCTTGAGAAAAATAAACAATTATTATTTGATATTCATTTGACTGATGTTTCATCATTTGATCTTGAAACACGTGGAGAATATATTAAAAAGCTAGATGAAATAAAATCTTATTATGATTTAGTAAAACCTATTTCTGAAAATGCATGGAGGGACACATACCCATATGATATTTCCACAATGGACATTAAAGAAATAGAATTAAATCTAAAGGAATTAATTAATACTCTAAATGATTTTGAGGAAAATACAAAAAAAATTCATGACAAGACAGGAATAAATAAATTTGATAGTTTGGATATTGAAAGTAAAATTAATAAACTAAATATATTAAATTCTAATTCTAAATTAATTAAATCAGAGGATAATCCTAATGAGCTAATTAATGATATTGAAACTTTTCAAGAAAAGACAAGTAATATCAATTTAGATGTATTTAATCTAGATTTAGAGAATTTTAATAATGAAATAAATGAATTATGGGAAAAGATATTTGTTTCAAATATCGATTTTAATATTATTGATAATGAAGATTTGGAACACTTAAAAGATGAACTTGATATTAAAAATCAATTCATAGAAAATTCCAACCTAAAAGAAACATTAAATGATTCAGAACTAGAACAAAAACTAGAGCAACTAAAAATACAAAAAGAATTCATAGAAAACTCTAACTTACAAAATACTTTAACAGATTCAGAATTAGACTTAAAAGTAGAACAATTAAAATCTAAAAAAGAATTCATAGAAAACTCTAACCTAAAAGAAACACTTAATGATGAACAATTAACTACAAAACTAAATGACTTCAAATCACAAAAAGAATTCATAGAAAACTCTAACCTAAAAGAAACACTTAATGATGAACAATTAACTACAAAACTAAATGACTTCAAATCACAAAAAGAATTCATAGAAAACTCTAACCTAAAAGAAACACTTAATGATGAACAATTAACTACAAAACTAAATGACTTCAAATCACAAAAAGAATTCATAGAAAATTCCAACCTAAAAGAAACATTAACCGACCCAGAACTAGAACAAAAACTAAACGACTTCAAATCTAAAAAAGAATACATAAATAATTCCAATCTAAAAGAAACACTTAATGACGAACAATTAACTACAAAACTCAACAACTTCAAATCACAAAAAGAATTCATAGAAAATTCCAACCTAAAAGAAACATTAACCGACCCAGAACTAGAACAAAAACTAAACGACTTCAAATCTAAAAAAGAATACATAAATAATTCCAATCTAAAAGAAACACTTAATGACGAACAATTAACTACAAAACTCAACAACTTCAAATCACAAAAAGAATTCATAGAAAATTCCAACCTAAAAGAAACATTAACCGACCCAGAACTAGACTTAAAACTAGATCAATTCAAAAACAAAAAAGATTCTTTTTTAAAAAGAACTTTTAACGGAGATTATAAAAAAATTAAAAAAGAATTTACTTCATATTATACTGTTGCTGTCGAAGACGATAAAATAATAAATGACCTGGAAAAACTGATAAAAACAAATAATGAATATCAAACATTAAAAAAAGAATTTAATAAATATTATCCTCTTGAAGTATCAGATGACAAAATAATTAATGATTTAGAAGAATTAATAAAAACTAACGTCCCTTATAAAAAAATTAAAAAAGAATTTAATTCCTATTACGCTGTTGCTGTCGAAGACGATAAAATAATAAACGACTTAGAAGAATTAATTAAAACAAATAACGAGTATAACATCATCTATAATGAATTTAATGAATATTATTCAACTGAAATTTCCAGTGACAAAATAATAGCTGACTTAGAAGAACTAATTGAAACAAATAACAAATTCAATACTATTAAAAACGAATTTAACTCTTATTATGCTATTTCCGCCCCTGATGACCAAATAATAAACGACTTGGAAAAATTAATAAAAACAAATGAAGAATATAACTTACTGAAAAATAAATTCAGCTCATATTATGATAACGAAGTACAAGATGATGCGCTCATAAATGATTTAGAAGAATTAATTAAAACAAATAACGAGTATAACATCATCTATAATGAATTTAATGAATATTATTCAACTGAAATTTCCAGTGACAAAATAATAGCTGACTTAGAAGAACTAATTGAAACAAATAACAAATTCAATACTATTAAAAACGAATTTAGTTCATATTATGTCATTCCTGTCGATGATAATCAAATAATAAATGATTTAGAAGAATTAATAGAAACTTATATTCCTTATAAAAAATTTAAAAAAGAATTTAATTCTTTCTATCCTGTTGCCGTCACTGAAGATAAAATAATAAACGACTTGGAAAAACTAATAAAAACAAATGAAGAATATAACTTACTGAAAAATAAATTCACCCCATATTACGATTATGAAGTAAAAGATGATGAATTAATTGATGATTTAGAAAAATTAATACAAATACATCAAGAATTCACAATACTAAAAAATAGTTTCAATAAATATTACACTAATGAAATATCCGATCAACAATTAATAGATGATTTAGAAAAACTAATCCCAACCCATAATGAGTTAGAAATTATTAAAAATAAAATTTTAAACTATTCTAAAGAACCTAATTTAACTGTTAATGAAATTATAATTGATTCAAATAACTTATTATCTTATTTTGCCCAGTTAAATGAAATATGTTTAGAATTTAAAAAATATAATATTATCACCACTCCAAAATCCATAAAAGAAAAAATGGTAGAATTAATTGAATTAAATAAATTATTAAATAAAATAAGTGATAGTGATAATGTAGGTTCATATTACTTTAACACAGGATGGGATAGTTACAATTCAAATACAAATTATTTAATAGCTATACTAAATAATTTAAATGAATTTAATGAATATTATCATGATGGATTTTTCAATGATACTACAGTTACATTAGTTGAAACAATTGACTTTGATGAATTAAATGGCCTGATGTCACAGTTAGTGAAAAATAAACATCAAATTATTTCTATTTATAATAAATTAAATAATAAACTCTATCTCAATAAAGAATTAAATTGTTTTGATGAATCAACTAATGATTCTAATTATAATACTATTACTAATATTTCAGAGTACAAAACCTATATGGCTGATTTTTTAAGTAATATAGATGATTTAAATAACTATAGATTATTTGTTAAATATTGTGAAGAATATAAAGATGAAAATACTGAAGGTATCATAAATCTTATTCAAAAAGATAACATAAACTCAGATTTAATCATTAATACCTTCTATTATAATTTTGCTAGAACTGCTTTGAGAAAAGTGTTTTCAGAAGACAATATCTTGGATGACTTTAATTATGCTCTTCATCAAGAAAAAATTGAAAAATTCAAACAATTAGATGAAGAGATTATGAAATCTAATATAATCAGAGTTAAAGAAAAACTAAGCGATAATAGACCAAATATTTTAACTCTTGTAAGTCAAAATTCAAGTTTAGGTATTTTAAAACATGAATTTACTAAGAAAAGAAGAATAATGCCTATTAGAAAACTTTTATCAAGAACCTTTGATGCAGTATCATCAATAAAACCTTGTTTCATGATGAGTCCAATATCTATTGCTCAATTTTTAAATCCTTCAACTTTTGAATCATATTTTGATTATGTTATTTTTGATGAAGCAAGTCAAGTAAAAATTGAAGATTCAATTGGAGCATTTCTTAGAGCAAAAAAATATGTGGTTATGGGAGATACAAAACAATTACCTCCAACATCATTCTTTGAAAAAGAATTGGACATTGATGAACTAGATGAAGATAGTTACACCACAGATATTGAAAGTATATTGCATCTATGTAAAAATACAACTGAAACTAAAATGTTGAAATGGCATTATAGAAGTCGTCACGAATCATTAATCAATGTATCAAATAATGAATTCTATGATAATAAATTATACGTATTCCCATCTCCAATGATATATGATGAAGATTTAGGATTGAAATTTGAATATGATCCTACCACTGAATATCAAAGAGGATATGGAGCAAATAATATAAAAGAAGCAGAAAACCTTATAGAATACTTATTTGGTCTTGTTAGGAAATATGGAAACTCAAGAAGTATTGGTGTAGCTACATTTAATATAAAACAAAGAAATACAATTTTAGATATTTTAGAAAACAAACTGAAAGACCATCCAGAATTAGAACAGTACTTTGATGAATCTGGAAAAGAAGGATTCTTTGTTAAAAATCTTGAGAACATACAAGGTGATGAAAGAGATATCATTTTAATAAGTATGGGTTATGGAAAAGATTCAAATGGTAAATTGACCATGAACTTTGGACCATTGAATAAAGATGGTGGAGAGAGAAGATTAAATGTATTAATAACAAGAGCAAGAATGCAATGTATTGTTTTCAGTAATTTTAAATCTTCAGAAATGGTTACTAATGAAAAAACACCTAGAGGTGTTGAAGCACTGAAAACTTTCCTTTATTATGCTGAATTAGGAGAATTACCTGAAAATTACCACACTGGAGAAGACTTTGATTCACCATTTGAAGAATCTGTATATGACTTTTTAACTGATGAAGGATATCAAGTTGAAAAACAAGTTGGATGTGC from Methanobrevibacter sp. YE315 encodes:
- a CDS encoding DUF4011 domain-containing protein yields the protein MENIKNFDFKDIELLRDNLLDMSLRNNLLNFKPRKKSIEIVDEDIVSLYNLIVLKETKMKFYSKENLESEPEPEPEYDKNNLDGYLKINPLNLNDNTWDPNAEIKESHLDKFLQTDYTKDELRKKLNYLYRENKTNLEEQGYNNLFLALGFLEWKEDDTSEAFRSAPIILVPMTIVKEKVSSPYTIYWTGDEVRSNLSLIYKLKDQNIDIEEFDELESEYDLINYLKSIEKAITPKKDWRITKDIFISNFSFKKFVMFKDLDSKNWHNIGNSCVNGLSGQNANSIDSEQDTEYDFDKINSTEIYNVLDADSSQLAVLEDIKNGKNLVVEGPPGTGKSQTIVNIIAELMALNKKILFVSEKKAALDVVKSRLDYLGLGEGCLELHGKNSNKKEVLKELQNTLELEHIQLKDKRNFQELDYLKRELNEYINTLHSIYGNTGLSAFTLIGYYIQNKEILEKNKQLLFDIHLTDVSSFDLETRGEYIKKLDEIKSYYDLVKPISENAWRDTYPYDISTMDIKEIELNLKELINTLNDFEENTKKIHDKTGINKFDSLDIESKINKLNILNSNSKLIKSEDNPNELINDIETFQEKTSNINLDVFNLDLENFNNEINELWEKIFVSNIDFNIIDNEDLEHLKDELDIKNQFIENSNLKETLNDSELEQKLEQLKIQKEFIENSNLQNTLTDSELDLKVEQLKSKKEFIENSNLKETLNDEQLTTKLNDFKSQKEFIENSNLKETLNDEQLTTKLNDFKSQKEFIENSNLKETLNDEQLTTKLNDFKSQKEFIENSNLKETLTDPELEQKLNDFKSKKEYINNSNLKETLNDEQLTTKLNNFKSQKEFIENSNLKETLTDPELEQKLNDFKSKKEYINNSNLKETLNDEQLTTKLNNFKSQKEFIENSNLKETLTDPELDLKLDQFKNKKDSFLKRTFNGDYKKIKKEFTSYYTVAVEDDKIINDLEKLIKTNNEYQTLKKEFNKYYPLEVSDDKIINDLEELIKTNVPYKKIKKEFNSYYAVAVEDDKIINDLEELIKTNNEYNIIYNEFNEYYSTEISSDKIIADLEELIETNNKFNTIKNEFNSYYAISAPDDQIINDLEKLIKTNEEYNLLKNKFSSYYDNEVQDDALINDLEELIKTNNEYNIIYNEFNEYYSTEISSDKIIADLEELIETNNKFNTIKNEFSSYYVIPVDDNQIINDLEELIETYIPYKKFKKEFNSFYPVAVTEDKIINDLEKLIKTNEEYNLLKNKFTPYYDYEVKDDELIDDLEKLIQIHQEFTILKNSFNKYYTNEISDQQLIDDLEKLIPTHNELEIIKNKILNYSKEPNLTVNEIIIDSNNLLSYFAQLNEICLEFKKYNIITTPKSIKEKMVELIELNKLLNKISDSDNVGSYYFNTGWDSYNSNTNYLIAILNNLNEFNEYYHDGFFNDTTVTLVETIDFDELNGLMSQLVKNKHQIISIYNKLNNKLYLNKELNCFDESTNDSNYNTITNISEYKTYMADFLSNIDDLNNYRLFVKYCEEYKDENTEGIINLIQKDNINSDLIINTFYYNFARTALRKVFSEDNILDDFNYALHQEKIEKFKQLDEEIMKSNIIRVKEKLSDNRPNILTLVSQNSSLGILKHEFTKKRRIMPIRKLLSRTFDAVSSIKPCFMMSPISIAQFLNPSTFESYFDYVIFDEASQVKIEDSIGAFLRAKKYVVMGDTKQLPPTSFFEKELDIDELDEDSYTTDIESILHLCKNTTETKMLKWHYRSRHESLINVSNNEFYDNKLYVFPSPMIYDEDLGLKFEYDPTTEYQRGYGANNIKEAENLIEYLFGLVRKYGNSRSIGVATFNIKQRNTILDILENKLKDHPELEQYFDESGKEGFFVKNLENIQGDERDIILISMGYGKDSNGKLTMNFGPLNKDGGERRLNVLITRARMQCIVFSNFKSSEMVTNEKTPRGVEALKTFLYYAELGELPENYHTGEDFDSPFEESVYDFLTDEGYQVEKQVGCAGYKIDLAIVDKEDSNRYILAIECDGATYHSSKSARDRDRLRQSVLEDLGWKFYRIWSTDWFHQTKSAKQRLLDAVEYAIKQKDNEDAARTVESNFEPEIIIKTNEDLINEQFDDYFEDYKYCTDFNKYGRSYEAVLKALVECECPIHIDDIYDTVKKIGNQRADKRFKRNIKFCLARVDTIYSYNDFYYDTSFNVKTMKVRKRIKPNINRISEEELAKAIINTLKTEFSSSRSNLIKSASTHLGFKSAGSKIKERFNYIIDYMLAENIIKEKNGIIELV